The Methanomicrobiales archaeon genomic interval TAGCGCACCTCACCTTACCAGAGGATCTGCGGGATGACGTTCTCTACCCCTGAACGATTAAATGGGTGATCCGTTTGCTGGACGAGCCGTTCGATTCGCACCTCTCCCACATCGCTATCCCCGGCAACGGCTGGCCGAACGCTGACATACCACATCCCGGAACTCCGGGGTGCTTCGCCGAGCCCGCGCTGTAGACCGCATAGACTCTGACAGACTCGCCGGCGTCCATCCAGAATACGCGGGATGCCGTACGGCTGATATCCGTACTGCCCGGGTATTTCCAGTAGATCTCGTAATAGACGTCCCCGCCACCTCCCGTGTTGGTCACATTGATTCCGATCTCATTCCCGACAACGTCTCCGAACGGAGAATTGCTCTGTCCGATGCTGTAGCTCTCTTCCAATACAGGTTGCGGCGAGGCAGCACAAACAGCAGATATGCCCCCTGACACGATGAGCGCGAGCACTGCCAGGAGCACCCAGGACCCTACCCTGAAAACCATTTCCCTCATCCTCTCCCCCGCACCCCGACCCTGGTTGCAGGCGGCGCATAAAAATGCTTGCCTGGCGGCGAACAGTACAGGCGAACCACTACGTGAGCGGGAGGGCTCCGGGGTTTATTCCCGAACCCGATGCCCTACCCCCTCGCGGAGCATTCCGCAGTCGCGATCGTCCGGCCTATCTCGGGGGGACGGGTTCTGCCGTCCCATTCGTCACCGTTCCATTGGTAGTGGGAACGGCTGTCACATTTGCTGTCGGGGTCAGGTTGGCCGTAACATTCGGCATCGGCTGTCCGGGCGTTCCCGTTGGAGTAACCGCAGGTGTCGCGTTCGGACTCCAGGGTATGATGCTGAACTCCGGCACTCCGTAGCCATAGACGGGATCTTTGCCCGTCGGTCCGAGGTCCCGCACCGCGCTGTACAGCCGTTCCTTGATCTGACCTGCATTCTCATCGGGGAACCCGCTCCAGATCAGCGCTGTAATGCCCGCGATATGGGGGGCGGCTGCGCTGGTTCCCGGGAAGACCCCCCGGTAGTACCAGGCGGGAAAATCCCCCACGCCCGAGACCTGCACACGGCTGTAGGACATGATGTCCGGTTTGATCCGGGTCTCCGGCCGCGGGTACGTGATGGTCACGGGCCCTCGGGACGAGAACGCCTCGACATTGCCGGTGCCGGCATCCAGCGCTCCCACGGTGATAACTTCGGGTAGAGCGGCAAGGCCATGGATGGAATCGGCAGACACGAGAAACTCTTCGGGCGTTATATTACTGGTTCCATAGATGTACAGCTCGAGATTCCTCGGGACCTGCATCACACCCCTTCCGACGTAGTTCCCTATCAGCACTCCCACCCTGACGGGAGTCTCGTTCGAATTCTCGATATGGATATCCTCCATGGGATACGGATAGAGTGCCTCCCCCTGCGTCCGGTCGGATCGTTCTATTACCTCTTCTGCACGGGGG includes:
- a CDS encoding S8 family serine peptidase: MSTRQNEGTAMLEIVHEIAPGAELYFHEYGSDEISLLNAIYALAEAGCDVIVEDVGVPTAPYFEDGDAADMVKRLLAKNETILIAAAGNSAQRHYQGMFNASDEGTGDALLDGMYLFHEFSTGRERSPFLFIDLEPDEVAYIILQWDDRWGSPENDYDLILWDPRAEEVIERSDRTQGEALYPYPMEDIHIENSNETPVRVGVLIGNYVGRGVMQVPRNLELYIYGTSNITPEEFLVSADSIHGLAALPEVITVGALDAGTGNVEAFSSRGPVTITYPRPETRIKPDIMSYSRVQVSGVGDFPAWYYRGVFPGTSAAAPHIAGITALIWSGFPDENAGQIKERLYSAVRDLGPTGKDPVYGYGVPEFSIIPWSPNATPAVTPTGTPGQPMPNVTANLTPTANVTAVPTTNGTVTNGTAEPVPPR